A genomic region of Alicyclobacillus sp. SO9 contains the following coding sequences:
- a CDS encoding DUF2785 domain-containing protein, producing the protein MKLDLFSKGGLYNFLEGGCSVEDAGEATDICVWLLENLGSPDAELRDGLSFTILAKILMETPNLEGSHLKQVLQTAIDDEHLFYRIGETGSDSVFMRSFSVLVVAAVLERDGRDNLLDTDTVREAIAAVLRYALEEEDKRGYVAKKGWAHSVAHTSDALDSCIVHRYITVEQTDLALDALRHLIMSRDYLVHDEDGRLAETVYRMVKLNRVEFDIVKDWMPGFAQHTYGTSLEPSAPGWNAQNFLRRLYLRLHWAGDSDYFKAVVEETLKSVDPLAIQS; encoded by the coding sequence GTGAAGTTAGATTTATTCAGTAAGGGCGGATTGTACAACTTTCTCGAAGGCGGATGCTCTGTTGAAGATGCCGGTGAGGCAACGGATATCTGTGTTTGGCTTTTGGAGAATTTAGGGTCTCCTGATGCGGAACTTCGGGACGGTTTGTCCTTCACCATCCTGGCGAAAATACTCATGGAAACCCCAAACCTCGAAGGCAGCCATTTAAAGCAAGTCCTTCAGACTGCGATAGATGATGAACACTTGTTTTACCGCATTGGTGAGACAGGTTCGGATTCTGTCTTCATGCGCAGCTTCTCGGTTCTGGTTGTAGCCGCAGTGCTGGAACGAGATGGCCGAGATAATTTGTTGGATACGGACACAGTCAGAGAGGCGATTGCGGCTGTTCTCCGCTACGCTTTGGAGGAAGAGGACAAGCGCGGCTATGTTGCCAAGAAGGGATGGGCTCACTCTGTGGCGCATACGTCCGATGCACTCGACAGTTGCATTGTGCACCGATATATTACTGTCGAGCAGACGGACCTTGCTCTGGATGCATTGAGACATCTAATTATGAGCCGGGATTACTTGGTGCATGATGAAGACGGGAGACTGGCTGAGACCGTCTATCGAATGGTCAAGCTGAATCGAGTAGAGTTTGATATTGTGAAAGACTGGATGCCGGGCTTTGCACAGCATACGTACGGGACTTCTCTCGAACCAAGTGCACCTGGGTGGAACGCACAGAATTTTTTACGTCGTTTATACCTGCGGTTGCACTGGGCAGGTGACAGCGATTACTTTAAAGCTGTCGTAGAGGAAACTTTGAAAAGCGTAGACCCGCTGGCAATCCAATCTTGA
- a CDS encoding GntR family transcriptional regulator, which yields MDTPIVRSESLAQQVYRYLRHNILTGNMSPGERIVETRLAADLNTSRSPVREALRMLMVEGLVSDKDGNLQVFDPSFEDFRELYELRLALESEAARHAAVRITVNQLEQLQQNIEVTKQVIADGEMEKLIQLNSEFHGIVLDASGNRRFLQSVRNIEALINYYSYIIFRKNNMQTNIVEEHGKILRAMAHHDAEAGYHAMYSHIYRDLSVVKPVYDEKRDVR from the coding sequence TTGGATACGCCGATTGTCCGGTCAGAGTCATTGGCCCAGCAGGTATATCGTTACCTGAGACATAACATTCTGACAGGGAACATGAGTCCTGGAGAGCGAATTGTTGAAACTCGACTTGCTGCAGACCTGAACACGAGCCGCAGTCCTGTTCGAGAGGCTTTGCGGATGCTGATGGTTGAGGGACTTGTATCCGATAAGGATGGCAACCTGCAAGTGTTTGACCCGTCATTCGAAGATTTTCGCGAACTCTACGAGCTTCGGCTTGCACTAGAATCTGAAGCAGCGAGACACGCAGCTGTGAGGATTACGGTAAATCAATTGGAGCAGTTACAACAGAACATCGAAGTTACGAAACAAGTTATTGCAGACGGAGAAATGGAAAAACTCATTCAGCTGAATAGTGAGTTTCACGGCATCGTTCTCGACGCATCAGGGAATCGTCGGTTTCTTCAATCGGTGCGAAACATTGAAGCTTTAATTAACTATTACAGCTATATTATTTTCCGAAAAAACAACATGCAGACCAATATTGTTGAAGAACACGGAAAGATCCTTCGAGCCATGGCCCATCATGACGCAGAAGCAGGATACCATGCAATGTACAGTCATATCTATCGAGATTTGAGTGTAGTCAAACCCGTTTATGATGAAAAGCGAGACGTGCGCTAA
- a CDS encoding ABC transporter substrate-binding protein: MNGKTLVTSMALLVGLGTVTACGSTTGTSGSGNSSQNSASGGGSASSAASTLKIGLDAAPPKLDPSLSTSLVSRQVMVNIFDTLVKIGPDNKLQPDLATKWHVSNGGLTYTFTLRQNVKFQDGTTFDAKAVKFNLDRDMQKISPRHSSLSAIKSVTTPNSSTVVLTLSKPFSPLLTILAGRSGMMVSPAAVKKEGSKFTNHPVGTGPFEFKTEVKGDHITLVRNPKYWGGEPKIKTVEYKIFTDPNVETTNLKSGAVQMVDTVPASELASVKSNSQLKIVNKPSLGFQGIYMNVKAKPFTNQYLREAVNLAINRQALVNVALKNAAVPGYSAFSPASPAYNKKEDTPPTPNAAKIKQLLQKGGAPSGFKFTFQTAANSVNTQIAQIIQQMLKKYGIQMSIKQLDFGTLLNNSENGNFQAMQLGWSGRVDPDQNIYSFMHTGGPLNSSQFSNKKVDQLLTQARTITSMPKRAELYAQISQIIHQQAPYAYLYHQDNIIAYSKKVQGFQYYADGLIRVANLSLS; the protein is encoded by the coding sequence GTGAACGGCAAAACACTGGTGACGTCCATGGCTTTACTGGTTGGTCTCGGAACCGTTACAGCTTGTGGTAGTACTACGGGAACATCTGGTTCAGGAAACTCATCTCAAAACTCGGCATCTGGCGGCGGCAGCGCATCGAGTGCGGCCAGCACTTTGAAAATAGGATTGGACGCGGCTCCTCCAAAACTTGACCCGTCACTTTCCACATCGTTAGTCTCTCGGCAAGTCATGGTGAACATTTTTGACACTCTGGTAAAGATCGGACCAGACAACAAGTTGCAGCCGGACTTAGCGACGAAATGGCATGTGTCGAACGGCGGGCTCACGTATACGTTCACCCTGAGACAAAACGTGAAGTTTCAGGACGGAACAACTTTTGACGCGAAGGCAGTCAAATTCAACCTAGACCGGGATATGCAGAAGATTTCTCCGCGGCACAGTTCTCTGTCAGCGATTAAGAGTGTTACGACTCCAAACAGTTCAACGGTCGTTTTGACATTGAGCAAGCCTTTCAGTCCTCTCTTAACCATTCTTGCAGGGCGGTCCGGAATGATGGTGTCGCCGGCAGCGGTTAAAAAAGAAGGTTCAAAGTTTACCAACCATCCTGTCGGAACGGGACCCTTTGAGTTCAAGACTGAGGTTAAAGGCGATCACATTACATTGGTGCGCAACCCTAAATACTGGGGTGGAGAGCCAAAAATTAAGACTGTTGAATATAAGATTTTCACAGACCCCAATGTTGAAACAACAAATCTGAAATCAGGTGCAGTTCAGATGGTAGATACGGTGCCGGCTTCAGAACTGGCGTCTGTTAAGAGCAACAGTCAATTAAAAATTGTAAACAAGCCCAGCTTGGGATTTCAGGGAATTTATATGAACGTGAAAGCCAAACCATTTACAAACCAATACCTGCGCGAGGCAGTCAATTTGGCCATTAACCGCCAAGCTCTCGTCAATGTTGCACTGAAAAATGCAGCAGTCCCGGGATACAGCGCATTCAGCCCCGCGTCACCGGCTTACAACAAGAAGGAGGATACGCCGCCCACGCCTAATGCTGCGAAGATAAAACAGCTTTTACAAAAAGGCGGCGCTCCAAGTGGCTTTAAGTTTACGTTCCAGACTGCAGCAAACTCTGTCAACACGCAGATTGCGCAGATTATTCAGCAGATGTTGAAAAAATACGGTATTCAAATGAGTATCAAGCAGCTAGATTTCGGAACCCTGCTTAACAACTCTGAGAATGGGAATTTTCAGGCTATGCAACTCGGTTGGTCCGGGCGCGTCGATCCAGACCAGAACATTTACAGCTTCATGCATACAGGCGGACCTCTGAACTCATCGCAGTTCAGCAATAAGAAGGTGGACCAACTGTTAACCCAAGCTCGCACCATCACGAGCATGCCAAAGAGAGCCGAGTTGTACGCTCAAATTTCTCAGATTATTCACCAACAGGCACCATACGCCTACTTGTATCATCAGGACAACATCATTGCCTACAGCAAGAAGGTTCAAGGATTTCAGTATTACGCTGATGGCTTAATCCGCGTAGCAAATCTCTCACTGTCCTAA
- a CDS encoding ABC transporter permease has protein sequence MNYVAKRLITVIPVLFILSILVFGLIHLIPGGPAQAVLGQEATPSALAALRAQLGLNQPVPIQYTTWLWHALHGNLGTSLVNGEPVTLLIMQRLPETLELAIGTIVVAVLVSFPFGIMAAVYRGKWADTAALFASTIGIAVPPFWLGLVLLILFTVKWHLFPSSGYVPIWDNVGQNLRVMLLPIVATGVREAGVLMRMLRSSLLDILDADFIRTARAKGLRGWAVIVGHALQNALIPVITTGGLEIAALLGGLVITEQMFSLPGFGTLLIQSIFSRDYTTVQGAALFVAVGVVLVNVVVDIFYGIADPRMRLGKGA, from the coding sequence ATGAATTATGTTGCTAAGCGCCTCATCACCGTCATTCCAGTCCTGTTCATCTTATCAATCCTGGTGTTTGGCCTCATTCATCTGATTCCGGGAGGTCCGGCACAGGCAGTTCTGGGTCAGGAAGCAACACCGTCCGCTTTGGCCGCACTGAGGGCCCAGCTGGGCTTAAATCAGCCCGTTCCAATTCAATACACCACTTGGTTGTGGCACGCCCTTCACGGCAATCTGGGGACTTCTCTGGTAAACGGAGAGCCGGTCACACTGCTTATTATGCAGCGGTTGCCAGAAACACTTGAGCTGGCAATTGGAACCATTGTTGTTGCAGTCCTTGTGTCGTTTCCGTTTGGTATCATGGCGGCCGTTTACCGTGGCAAATGGGCTGATACTGCGGCTCTTTTCGCTTCGACAATTGGAATTGCAGTTCCGCCGTTTTGGCTGGGGCTTGTGTTACTCATTCTGTTCACTGTGAAATGGCATCTGTTCCCGTCTTCCGGATATGTTCCAATTTGGGATAATGTTGGCCAAAACCTTCGGGTAATGCTTCTGCCGATTGTTGCAACCGGCGTGCGTGAAGCAGGAGTTCTCATGAGAATGCTCAGATCCAGTCTTTTGGACATCCTTGACGCTGACTTTATTCGCACTGCTAGGGCCAAAGGACTTCGCGGATGGGCCGTAATTGTTGGTCATGCATTGCAAAATGCGCTGATTCCAGTCATAACGACAGGCGGACTGGAAATTGCGGCGCTTCTTGGCGGACTGGTCATCACTGAGCAGATGTTTTCACTGCCTGGATTCGGCACGCTATTGATTCAAAGTATCTTTAGCCGCGACTATACAACGGTTCAAGGTGCAGCTTTGTTTGTCGCTGTAGGCGTAGTTCTTGTCAATGTCGTGGTTGACATCTTCTACGGCATCGCTGACCCGCGAATGAGACTAGGAAAGGGGGCGTAA
- a CDS encoding ABC transporter permease — MAIASNPASNPQTLPPSGGKVTRTSRWFRKMWRNRSLVLGGAIVAVILISAVFAPLLTPYSPTEQNYTEILQPMSAHHWLGTDPVGRDILSRILIGARTSMEVSFGAVAIGMLVGIPVGLFSGFYGGFMDNWVIMRVVDALQAFPFLILALVLAAMLGPGIGNAMFAIAIGYLPIFIRITRGQVIAEMNKDYVEAAKMVGASPMRIMFKHILRNVTTPLIVQGTIAMASGIVAEASLSYLGLGPKPPTASWGTMIQTAQGYMSQAPWFGLIPGFAIVIAVLGFNMLGEGLQDLWNPRNRNR, encoded by the coding sequence TTGGCAATTGCCAGTAATCCAGCCTCAAATCCACAGACTTTACCGCCATCTGGCGGGAAAGTGACACGCACGTCGCGTTGGTTTCGGAAGATGTGGCGAAACAGGTCACTTGTTTTGGGCGGGGCGATTGTTGCTGTCATTCTTATCTCTGCCGTTTTTGCGCCGCTGTTGACCCCTTATTCGCCCACCGAGCAGAACTACACGGAAATTCTCCAGCCGATGAGCGCCCATCACTGGCTTGGTACAGACCCTGTGGGTCGTGACATCTTATCTAGAATTCTAATTGGTGCCAGGACATCAATGGAAGTCTCCTTTGGAGCTGTTGCAATAGGTATGCTTGTTGGTATCCCCGTAGGTTTGTTTTCCGGATTTTACGGCGGGTTTATGGATAATTGGGTGATTATGCGAGTCGTTGATGCGCTGCAAGCTTTTCCTTTCTTGATTCTTGCTTTGGTACTGGCTGCCATGTTAGGCCCTGGCATCGGAAATGCGATGTTCGCAATTGCCATAGGGTATCTGCCCATATTCATTAGAATTACAAGAGGACAAGTGATTGCGGAGATGAACAAGGATTATGTTGAGGCCGCAAAAATGGTCGGAGCCTCGCCAATGCGCATCATGTTCAAGCACATCTTAAGGAATGTGACAACTCCCCTTATCGTACAAGGTACCATTGCGATGGCCAGCGGCATTGTCGCAGAAGCCAGTCTGAGTTACTTGGGGTTGGGACCCAAACCTCCAACCGCCAGTTGGGGAACCATGATTCAGACGGCGCAAGGATACATGTCACAAGCACCGTGGTTTGGCCTCATCCCGGGCTTTGCGATTGTCATTGCAGTTCTGGGTTTCAACATGCTGGGAGAAGGTCTTCAGGACCTGTGGAATCCAAGAAATCGAAATAGATAG